From a single Equus asinus isolate D_3611 breed Donkey chromosome 2, EquAss-T2T_v2, whole genome shotgun sequence genomic region:
- the DLL4 gene encoding delta-like protein 4, which produces MAAASRSASGWALLLLVALWQQRAAGSGVFQLQLQEFANERGVLASGRPCEPGCRTFFRVCLKHFQAVVSPGPCTFGSVSTPVLGTNSFAVGDDSSGGGRNPLQLPFNFTWPGTFSLIIEAWHAPGDDLRPEALTPDALISKIAIQGSLAVGQNWLLDEQTSLLTRLRYSYRVICSDNYYGDSCSRLCKKRNDHFGHYVCQPDGSLSCLPGWTGEYCEQPVCLSGCHEQNGYCSKPAECICRPGWQGRLCNECIPHNGCRHGTCNTPWQCTCDEGWGGLFCDQDLNYCTHHSPCKNGATCSNSGQRSYTCTCRPGYTGVDCELELSECDSNPCRNGGSCKDQEDGYHCLCPPGYYGLHCEHSTLSCADSPCFNGGSCQERNQGASYACECPPNFTGSNCEKKVDRCTSNPCANGGQCLSRGPTRMCRCRPGFTGTHCERHISDCACSPCAHGGTCHDLENGLVCTCPPGFSGRRCEVRTASDVCASGPCFNGATCYTGLSTDSFVCNCPYGFVGSRCEFPVSMPPSFPWVAVSLGVGLVVVLVLLGMVAVAVRQLRLRRPDDDSREAMNNLSDFQKDNLIPTAQLKNTNQKKELEVDCGLDKSNCGKQQNHTLDYNLAPGPLGRGTILGKYSHGDKSLGEKAPLRLHSEKPECRISAICSPRDSMYQSVCLISEERNECVIATEV; this is translated from the exons ATGGCAGCGGCGTCCCGTAGCGCCTCTGGCTGGGCGCTACTACTGCTGGTGGCACTTTGGCAGCAG CGCGCGGCCGGCTCGGGAGTCTTCCAGCTGCAGCTGCAGGAGTTTGCCAACGAGCGAGGCGTTCTGGCCAGCGGGCGGCCGTGCGAACCCGGCTGCCGGACCTTCTTCCGCGTCTGCCTTAAGCACTTCCAGGCGGTTGTCTCGCCCGGGCCCTGCACCTTCGGCAGCGTCTCCACGCCTGTGTTGGGCACCAACTCCTTCGCGGTCGGGGATGACAGTAGCGGCGGGGGACGCAACCCTCTCCAACTGCCCTTCAATTTCACCTGGCCG ggTACCTTCTCGCTCATCATCGAAGCTTGGCACGCGCCTGGAGATGACCTGAGGCCAG AGGCCTTGACACCAGACGCGCTCATCAGCAAGATCGCCATCCAGGGCTCCCTAGCTGTGGGTCAGAACTGGTTACTGGATGAGCAGACCAGCCTCCTCACAAGGCTGCGCTACTCTTACCGGGTCATCTGCAGTGACAACTACTATGGGGACAGCTGCTCACGCCTGTGCAAGAAGCGCAATGACCACTTCGGCCACTACGTGTGCCAGCCAGATGGCAGCCTGTCCTGCCTGCCCGGCTGGACTGGGGAGTACTGCGAACAGC ctgtctgtctgtctggctGTCATGAGCAGAATGGGTACTGCAGCAAGCCAGCGGAGTGCAT CTGCCGCCCAGGCTGGCAGGGCCGCCTATGCAACGAATGCATCCCCCACAATGGCTGTCGCCATGGCACCTGCAACACCCCCTGGCAATGTACCTGTGACGAGGGCTGGGGAGGGCTATTCTGTGACCAAG ATCTCAACTACTGCACCCACCATTCCCCGTGCAAGAACGGGGCGACGTGCTCCAATAGTGGGCAGAGGAGCTACACCTGCACCTGTCGCCCAGGCTACACTGGCGTGGACTGTGAGCTGGAGCTCAGTGAGTGTGACAGCAATCCCTGCCGCAATGGAGGCAGCTGTAAG GACCAGGAGGATGGCTACCACTGCCTGTGTCCCCCAGGCTACTATGGCCTGCACTGTGAACACAGCACCTTGAGCTGTGCTGACTCTCCCTGCTTCAATGGGGGCTCCTGCCAGGAACGCAACCAGGGGGCCAGCTATGCCTGCGAATGCCCTCCCAACTTCACTGGCTCCAACTGTGAGAAGAAAGTGGACAGGTGTACCAGCAACCCGTGTGCCAATG GGGGCCAGTGCCTGAGCCGAGGTCCAACCCGAATGTGCCGCTGCCGTCCTGGATTCACAGGCACCCACTGTGAACGCCACATCAGTGACTGTGCCTGCAGCCCTTGTGCCCATGGTGGCACTTGCCATGACCTAGAGAACGGGCTGGTGTGCACCTGCCCTCCTGGCTTCTCTGGCCGGCGCTGCGAGGTGCGGACAGCCAGCGACGTCTGTGCCTCTGGACCCTGCTTCAACGGGGCCACCTGCTACACTGGCCTCTCCACGGACAGCTTTGTCTGCAACTGTCCCTATGGCTTTGTGGGCAGCCGCTGCGAGTTCCCTGTGAGCATGCCGCCCAGCTTCCCCTGGGTGGCTGTCTCCCTGGGCGTGGGGCTGGTCGTGGTGCTGGTGTTGCTGGGCATGGTGGCAGTGGCTGTGCGGCAGCTGCGGCTTCGGCGGCCCGATGATGACAGCAGGGAGGCCATGAACAACCTGTCGGACTTCCAGAAAGACAACCTGATCCCCACGGCCCAGCTCAAGAACACAAACCAGAAGAAGGAGCTGGAAGTGGACTGTGGCTTGGACAAGTCCAACTGTGGCAAACAGCAGAACCACACATTGGACTATAATCTGGCCCCAGGGCCCTTGGGGCGGGGGACCATACTGGGAAAATACTCCCACGGTGACAAGAGCTTAGGGGAGAAGGCGCCACTGCGGTTACACAG TGAAAAGCCAGAGTGTCGGATATCAGCGATATGCTCCCCCAGGGACTCCATGTACCAGTCTGTGTGTTTGATATCAGAGGAGAGAAATGAATGTGTCATTGCCACAGAG GTATAA